The segment gatcatcattttttacattaaTTTTGTCAtctaatttttctttatatattttacataataatatatttatattacaatttACTTTTGTTAACGATATCAAACATTTAGATAAAATAGAACAatccatatatttataaaaatattgtaaaaataataatatttcattatatagttcatctatatatatattaaatttactataagaatataatatattactaatatttttaatagcATCGTTTAATActtctttattaataaaacgagatatatcttttttatcgatttcttcattttttaaatttgtattatcaatattatcattCTCATTCCTTCTATTATAACCATTCCCTTTTTTCATATGTTCatcttttattcttttttcaaataagtaggaaaatttattatttattatatccctATTATAtcctttaataatttttaataaatattcaaagacgcttaaaaatattttctcatGGTATATTCTATTTTTTGAGAATGCATATATTAGgtctattttttcttttgtgcttagttcttttataatattttgttgaATAAAATGGTTGGCCACCTTGAGGAATAATTTGgctcttaatttttttaacctTTTAATATCACCAccattgttgttattattatcatcattattattgttatcattattgttgttattattatcatcattattattgttattatctcTAGGGTGGTCATTACCCATTTCTATAAGATCATCCTTTTCTTTCACAAGCTCGCATCTTTTCTCTTTCATAAAATCGTAATATTCAAAGTTACCTAAGATCTCCACAAGTTGTACAGAAGAAAATGtgtcataataatttattacgATTCCTAAAATGTGTTCTAAGGGTATATCgtttttgtttataattCCCCTGGTATATAAATTtgaataacaaaaaaacGTATTACTAATAGTCAGATTTGAGGAAGTACCTAATATTATactttcttttaatttattcatcAGAATAAATAACAATTTTTTGTCATCATAAAAAGAATTGGTTAGTACTCTTAATATTATAGATAATATTTCCATATCttctattaataatatgtcttcatatatatatggaatatatttatttatacacattattttatttactgTGTGTAATATAAGAAATGTTGTTTTGAtgttcttttcattttttataacatcgattatattattacataaatctttatcattatgctgattatataatttatttttttcatcaacaTAATAAGTATCATCACAATGATGGTTATTACCTTTCTcttgaataatattatataaagtatTTAATAAAGCTATAGATTTTTCacaatttaataaatgattATTTGTATCTATATTTCTTCctttcattctttttttatcttttatctCTTTCCTTCCAACGtcatataattcatttgGTTGTTTATTTGAACATAACCCgttattattacttaaaAAATCTTTAGcacattttattttcctttcacttttatgttttatgctttttaaaatattattatatttaccgAAAACAAAAATGTTTCTCTTCATAAGACCAGGATCTTTATAtgtgttataaaaaaaaaaaagtcctTTTCTTTTACATCCTAAATAATTACTATGGATAATATTTAAGTTATTAAgcgataatattttaaaacattGTATCGTATAAAATGGTTTCTTTTCATAAATAGTTTTAACGTGGCATATATTGGGTATGTTAATGCTACGgttataaaacatttttatttaataatatattaatcatataaataaataaataaatatatatatattaaatatattacacatattaaatatattatataatatacttgttcatttaaaaggaaaattttatttttgccATATATACGCAAATTTGCAATGTTCAAAATTGTTATTACGGTcacaaagaaataaaaaaaaaagaaattatattatatataaatatataatatatataatatatatatatatatatatatatatatatatatatttatttatttatttattgatttattcattttataccAAATTATTGTTGAACATATTAGGTTTATATGGTTCTaccaaaaaaatgtatactttttatcgtttatttttttgttttacgttatctatattttctttcatattGTTTACTATAgggttaaaaatataaacaccAGTACACAAACCTATAATGGAAGCAACACAAACACTTTTAAAGTCTATACGTCTCttcattcttttttctttttataacaCACAggtgaaaaataatatatatatatatatatatatatatataaattaacgtaagttttttttttttttttttcccttttttttatattacaattatatatgataaaataataggaggggaaaaaaaaaaaaaaaattaacaaataataaattatattataaataaatggtgatatatgaaaataatatatactatattatatacattatattaatttttacatatatattattgtatttatatattcaccaacaaaaagaaaaaaaaataaataaatagtaaaatgttaaaaggaatataattatactaaagaagaaaaagaagaaccCTTATGattatttgaatatttattttaaaaaaaaaaaaaaaaaaaaagaaaagaaaaaaaaaaagaagtattataatataaataatgcccctatatatatatatatgattatatatttttctgtatgcatacatatatttttcattttatcaataattattttttatatactacCACATTTCTATATGTTAAATGAAAgatccattttttttaacttatAAAAAGAGGAAATCGAAAAAAAGATGTCACAttaatttgtatttatttatttatatatatttatttatatttattattattttttttttttttttttttttccttgaTGAACCTAAGAAgtgtatattaataaaaatgaacacATAAGccctttttctttctttgtatttatataaggaaatcacaaaaatatattatatataatataatataatatatgtttatattaattttttatataagcctacaaatatttgttataattaatcttataaaaaaaaaatatatatacatatatattttcttttaatatatcttatttttttaagttaaaaaaaaatatcaagtTAAAAAGATAAGAatgtgaaataaaaaaaaaaaaaataacatttctttataatattaaaaataaaaaatattttttacatatatattttaatatatatatatatatatatatatatatatatatataatattttttaaacctCTTAAGGATcctaaaataattatatagtaTCTCTTAGTATAGTATattaagaagaagaaaaaaaaaaaaaaataaaaagcaaGAAATCCAACAAGgtgtatttaatatttaagatAATTttgaattcttttttttttttaaaacgttataaatattaataatatatattatatatatatatatatatatatatatatattatatatattttatatataaatgttatatatatatatatatatatttctttatttcttatactatacatatataaattatatatattatatatatatatattatatatattacatgtttgttttatatatatatatatatatatatatatatgtataaatgattaatataataaaaatataaacgaacaaaatgttattatttatatatatatgtatatatttacatttttttaaaacttattcttgaaaaaaaatattaaatattaaatattaaatattaaatatacatatatatatttatatataattattataattaaatatttacatatttatatttattatacagttcttcaaaaatattatgtttttttcttttttttttatataaaaaattttactttttaaaataaataatacatttattagaataatttttatttcatacttattttgaattataataaaaaatataacatatatatgttatatatattatatatatatatatattttttttttttttttttttattattattatttaatagattcgttttataaaatttttctttagATAAGATGGCTAGTAACGCAAGTTTATTAAACGTTAAAGGAGAAGAGGACTACCATAACCTAAACTCCTTTTTTGAATCTCACTCCTATGTGGATAATTATTCGGTTGGTTTCaaggatataaaaatatatcaccAAATAAAAAcagttattaaaaaagatacGTATCCTCATTTGTTTAGATGGTTTCATCATATATCATCACTACcagaatttatattaaaccAATATGATGaagaacataataaaaagaaaggtAATAGTGGTACTAATACTACAACTTGTACAAACAAGAAAAGTAATAAAGCTGCAGGaggtgatgatgatgatgataatgatatagATCTT is part of the Plasmodium falciparum 3D7 genome assembly, chromosome: 9 genome and harbors:
- a CDS encoding heptatricopeptide repeat-containing protein, putative, translated to MFYNRSINIPNICHVKTIYEKKPFYTIQCFKILSLNNLNIIHSNYLGCKRKGLFFFYNTYKDPGLMKRNIFVFGKYNNILKSIKHKSERKIKCAKDFLSNNNGLCSNKQPNELYDVGRKEIKDKKRMKGRNIDTNNHLLNCEKSIALLNTLYNIIQEKGNNHHCDDTYYVDEKNKLYNQHNDKDLCNNIIDVIKNEKNIKTTFLILHTVNKIMCINKYIPYIYEDILLIEDMEILSIILRVLTNSFYDDKKLLFILMNKLKESIILGTSSNLTISNTFFCYSNLYTRGIINKNDIPLEHILGIVINYYDTFSSVQLVEILGNFEYYDFMKEKRCELVKEKDDLIEMGNDHPRDNNNNNDDNNNNNNDNNNNDDNNNNNGGDIKRLKKLRAKLFLKVANHFIQQNIIKELSTKEKIDLIYAFSKNRIYHEKIFLSVFEYLLKIIKGYNRDIINNKFSYLFEKRIKDEHMKKGNGYNRRNENDNIDNTNLKNEEIDKKDISRFINKEVLNDAIKNISNILYSYSKFNIYIDELYNEILLFLQYFYKYMDCSILSKCLISLTKVNCNINILLCKIYKEKLDDKINVKNDDHFLAHCSSIHLMNYLLSYSRNLFLEKGVYNIISYYLLKNDKINSLNSLDLINIFHAYSKIYYIDKKLFQKIDHILLQRLEANKDYLTIDLAIKYINAVSKLSYKNVNIIYKIIEIIYQTNHLHNIKIIHLFKLLKNIKKLNISYEILQKHIQMIAPNITLDFANYQNYYYKAKKEIHVRKKKWIW